ATGGCCTAAAAACAGTCAAGGTTCTGAGCTCCAAAGGCATCAAAACCAACGTCACGCTCTGCTTCTCAGCCGCTCAAGGACTTTTGGCCGCCAAGGCGGGAGCAACCTACATCTCTCCATTTATTGGCCGTCTGGACGACATTTCTCACGTCGGCATGGAAATCGTCGATGAATTGGTCAATATTTACGACATTCATGGCTTAGAAACCGAGGTCCTTGCGGCCTCCATTCGAGGTCCCCGCCACGCAGTGGATGCTGCTTTG
Above is a window of Deltaproteobacteria bacterium DNA encoding:
- a CDS encoding fructose-6-phosphate aldolase (similar to novel fructose-6-phosphate aldolase from Escherichia coli; enzyme from Methanocaldococcus janaschii shows transaldolase activity), which translates into the protein GLKTVKVLSSKGIKTNVTLCFSAAQGLLAAKAGATYISPFIGRLDDISHVGMEIVDELVNIYDIHGLETEVLAASIRGPRHAVDAALAGAHVATIPFKVLKQLVAHPLTDAGLAKFLADWEKVPKPE